One window of Cellulomonas shaoxiangyii genomic DNA carries:
- a CDS encoding DUF3017 domain-containing protein — MPPEERPLDPRAIARASLAAGRNASLFWTVGGVAASVVAAFVGNAAIGASVLALLLVVLGVARAVLPSPGPAAFGVRAKSLDVTMLLVAAAALATLAWVAPTA; from the coding sequence GTGCCCCCCGAGGAGCGCCCGCTCGACCCGCGGGCCATCGCCCGCGCGTCCCTGGCCGCCGGTCGCAACGCCTCCCTGTTCTGGACGGTGGGCGGCGTCGCCGCGTCCGTCGTCGCCGCGTTCGTGGGGAACGCGGCGATCGGCGCGTCCGTGCTGGCGCTCCTGCTCGTGGTCCTCGGCGTGGCGCGGGCCGTCCTGCCCTCGCCGGGGCCGGCGGCGTTCGGCGTGCGCGCCAAGAGCCTCGACGTCACGATGCTGCTGGTCGCGGCCGCCGCGCTCGCCACGCTGGCCTGGGTGGCGCCGACGGCCTGA
- a CDS encoding NADP-dependent isocitrate dehydrogenase, whose amino-acid sequence MAKIKVVGPVVELDGDEMTRIIWQFIKDRLIHPYLDIDLRYYDLSIQNRDATDDQVTIDAAHAIKEHGVGVKCATITPDEARVEEFGLKKMWVSPNGTIRNILGGVVFREPIIISNIPRLVPGWNKPIIIGRHAHGDQYKSTNFKVPGAGKITMTFEPADGSEPQRFEVVTMPEAGGVAMGMYNFNESIRDFARASFAYGLQRGYPVYLSTKNTILKAYDGAFKDIFAEVFEAEFKEQFDAAGLTYEHRLIDDMVAAAMKWEGGYVWACKNYDGDVQSDTVAQGFGSLGLMTSVLMTPDGTTVEAEAAHGTVTRHYRQHQQGKPTSTNPIASIFAWTGGLKHRGKLDGTPEVTQFAQTLEQVVIETVESGKMTKDLASLVGPDQPWMTTEEFLGALDENLAARLA is encoded by the coding sequence ATGGCGAAGATCAAGGTCGTCGGCCCGGTCGTCGAGCTCGACGGCGACGAGATGACGCGCATCATCTGGCAGTTCATCAAGGACCGCCTGATCCACCCGTACCTCGACATCGACCTGCGCTACTACGACCTGTCGATCCAGAACCGCGACGCGACCGACGACCAGGTCACGATCGACGCGGCGCACGCCATCAAGGAGCACGGCGTCGGCGTGAAGTGCGCGACGATCACGCCCGACGAGGCGCGCGTCGAGGAGTTCGGCCTGAAGAAGATGTGGGTCTCGCCCAACGGGACGATCCGCAACATCCTCGGCGGCGTCGTCTTCCGCGAGCCGATCATCATCAGCAACATCCCGCGGCTGGTGCCCGGGTGGAACAAGCCGATCATCATCGGCCGCCACGCCCACGGCGACCAGTACAAGTCGACGAACTTCAAGGTGCCCGGCGCCGGGAAGATCACGATGACGTTCGAGCCGGCCGACGGCTCCGAGCCGCAGCGGTTCGAGGTCGTGACGATGCCCGAGGCGGGCGGCGTCGCGATGGGCATGTACAACTTCAACGAGTCGATCCGCGACTTCGCGCGGGCCTCGTTCGCGTACGGCCTGCAGCGCGGGTACCCGGTGTACCTGTCGACGAAGAACACGATCCTCAAGGCGTACGACGGTGCCTTCAAGGACATCTTCGCCGAGGTCTTCGAGGCCGAGTTCAAGGAGCAGTTCGACGCCGCGGGGCTCACGTACGAGCACCGCCTCATCGACGACATGGTCGCCGCCGCGATGAAGTGGGAGGGCGGCTACGTCTGGGCGTGCAAGAACTACGACGGCGACGTCCAGTCCGACACCGTCGCGCAGGGCTTCGGCTCGCTCGGCCTCATGACGAGCGTCCTCATGACCCCCGACGGCACGACCGTCGAGGCCGAGGCGGCGCACGGCACGGTGACGCGCCACTACCGCCAGCACCAGCAGGGCAAGCCGACGTCGACGAACCCGATCGCGTCGATCTTCGCCTGGACCGGTGGCCTCAAGCACCGCGGCAAGCTGGACGGCACGCCGGAGGTCACGCAGTTCGCGCAGACCCTCGAGCAGGTCGTCATCGAGACCGTCGAGAGCGGCAAGATGACCAAGGACCTCGCCTCGCTGGTCGGGCCGGACCAGCCCTGGATGACGACCGAGGAGTTCCTCGGCGCGCTCGACGAGAACCTCGCCGCGCGCCTGGCCTGA
- a CDS encoding aquaporin: MSQQNPDVPEGTPKHEGTTPAAETTVPAAAAGTPVPAAPGAGTPASTEGTTAADAGATAADAPRATPAATEVVEEDVYVVPAGTVVTAAPGLLARLGAEAVGSFFIVLAGVGIALYATFSNVGGGLAVALGFGIALLASIVAFGAVSGGHFNPAVTLGACLAGRTPFRDLLPYWLAQVVGAALAAAVLYLTIPPGLPALVSQSGDTSRRGLFSGAANGFDEHSPLARLSGDQAEFTLVTALLVEVVATAVLVGVILGATDRRAHKAHVPFAVGLSYAALLLVAFPVTNGSLNPARSLAAAIFSESWALEQVWLFWVAPLLGAAVAALIYRAFATEPTEDSLFGEDETYVVEDDVVVVDERRA, translated from the coding sequence ATGTCCCAGCAGAATCCCGACGTGCCCGAGGGCACCCCGAAGCACGAGGGGACCACCCCCGCCGCCGAGACCACGGTGCCGGCCGCGGCCGCCGGTACGCCCGTCCCCGCCGCCCCCGGCGCGGGTACCCCGGCATCGACCGAGGGCACGACGGCGGCGGACGCCGGCGCCACGGCGGCCGACGCCCCGCGCGCGACCCCCGCGGCGACGGAGGTCGTCGAGGAGGACGTGTACGTCGTCCCGGCGGGCACGGTCGTCACGGCCGCGCCCGGGCTGCTCGCGCGGCTCGGCGCCGAGGCGGTCGGCTCGTTCTTCATCGTGCTGGCCGGCGTGGGCATCGCCCTGTACGCGACGTTCAGCAACGTGGGCGGCGGCCTCGCCGTCGCGCTCGGCTTCGGCATCGCGCTGCTCGCCAGCATCGTCGCGTTCGGTGCCGTCTCCGGCGGCCACTTCAACCCGGCCGTCACGCTCGGCGCGTGCCTCGCCGGTCGCACCCCGTTCCGCGACCTGCTCCCCTACTGGCTCGCCCAGGTCGTCGGCGCGGCGCTCGCCGCCGCGGTGCTCTACCTGACCATTCCCCCCGGCCTGCCGGCGCTCGTCAGCCAGAGCGGCGACACGTCCCGGCGCGGCCTGTTCAGCGGTGCCGCGAACGGCTTCGACGAGCACTCCCCGCTCGCCCGCCTGTCCGGCGACCAGGCCGAGTTCACGCTCGTCACGGCGCTGCTCGTGGAGGTCGTCGCGACGGCCGTCCTCGTGGGCGTCATCCTCGGCGCGACCGACCGCCGCGCGCACAAGGCGCACGTGCCGTTCGCCGTCGGCCTGTCCTACGCCGCGCTCCTGCTCGTCGCGTTCCCCGTGACGAACGGCTCGCTCAACCCGGCCCGCTCGCTGGCCGCCGCGATCTTCTCCGAGAGCTGGGCGCTGGAGCAGGTCTGGCTCTTCTGGGTCGCCCCGCTGCTGGGCGCGGCCGTCGCGGCGCTGATCTACCGGGCGTTCGCGACCGAGCCGACCGAGGACTCGCTGTTCGGCGAGGACGAGACGTACGTCGTCGAGGACGACGTGGTCGTCGTCGACGAGCGCCGCGCCTGA
- the purN gene encoding phosphoribosylglycinamide formyltransferase — translation MTTARPAPPPPTPPVRGADGTCRVVVLVSGAGSNLAALLAAHGDPAYGARVVGVVSDKPAAGGLTLARTAGVPTAVVAPQDFADRPAWDVALAESIGVFHPDLVVCAGFMRIIGSPTLERFAPRILNTHPALLPSFPGAHGVRDALAYGVRVTGCTVHLLDAGVDTGPIVAQGVVGVEPDDDEASLHERIKAVERELLVRTVGEVARGGLRVEGRRVVVG, via the coding sequence GTGACCACCGCGCGCCCCGCACCGCCGCCGCCGACCCCGCCCGTGCGCGGTGCGGACGGCACCTGCCGCGTCGTCGTGCTCGTCTCCGGTGCGGGGTCGAACCTCGCGGCGCTGCTGGCGGCGCACGGCGACCCGGCGTACGGCGCGCGCGTCGTCGGCGTCGTGAGCGACAAGCCGGCGGCCGGCGGCCTGACGCTCGCGCGGACGGCGGGCGTCCCGACGGCGGTCGTCGCACCCCAGGACTTCGCGGACCGGCCGGCGTGGGACGTCGCGCTCGCGGAGTCGATCGGCGTCTTCCACCCGGACCTGGTCGTGTGCGCCGGGTTCATGCGCATCATCGGGTCGCCGACGCTCGAGCGGTTCGCACCCCGCATCCTCAACACCCACCCGGCGCTGCTGCCGTCGTTCCCCGGCGCGCACGGCGTCCGGGACGCCCTCGCGTACGGCGTGCGGGTCACGGGGTGCACCGTGCACCTGCTGGACGCGGGCGTCGACACGGGTCCGATCGTGGCGCAGGGCGTCGTCGGGGTGGAGCCGGACGACGACGAGGCGTCGCTGCACGAGCGGATCAAGGCCGTCGAGCGCGAGCTGCTCGTGCGCACGGTGGGCGAGGTCGCCCGCGGTGGCCTGCGCGTCGAGGGCCGTCGGGTCGTCGTCGGCTGA
- a CDS encoding malate dehydrogenase, protein MPVSPAVVTVTGAAGQIGYALLFRIASGQLLGPDTPVRLRMLEIPPAVKAAEGVAMELDDCAFPLLDGIDITDDATAAFDGVNVALLVGARPRTAGMERGDLLSANGGIFGPQGAAINAGAADDVRVLVVGNPANTNAFIAAAHAPDVPADRFTAMTRLDHNRALAQLRQRTGAAIDDIRRVTIWGNHSATQYPDLTQATIGGRSALGVVDDQAWVRDTFIPTVAKRGAAIIEARGASSAASAANAAVDHVHTWVHGTPEGDWTSAGVVSRGEYGVPEGLVSSFPVTASGGAFTVVPDLELDEFSRARIDASVAELVEEREAVRALGLV, encoded by the coding sequence GTGCCCGTCAGCCCCGCCGTCGTCACCGTGACCGGCGCCGCCGGCCAGATCGGCTACGCGCTGCTCTTCCGCATCGCCTCCGGCCAGCTGCTCGGCCCGGACACGCCCGTGCGCCTGCGCATGCTCGAGATCCCGCCCGCGGTGAAGGCGGCCGAGGGCGTCGCGATGGAGCTGGACGACTGCGCGTTCCCGCTGCTCGACGGCATCGACATCACCGACGACGCCACGGCGGCGTTCGACGGCGTCAACGTCGCGCTGCTCGTCGGGGCGCGCCCGCGCACGGCCGGCATGGAGCGCGGGGACCTCCTCAGCGCCAACGGCGGCATCTTCGGGCCGCAGGGCGCGGCGATCAATGCGGGCGCCGCGGACGACGTGCGGGTGCTCGTCGTCGGCAACCCCGCCAACACGAACGCGTTCATCGCTGCGGCGCACGCCCCCGACGTGCCGGCGGACCGGTTCACCGCGATGACGCGCCTGGACCACAACCGCGCGCTGGCCCAGCTGCGGCAGCGCACCGGTGCGGCGATCGACGACATCCGCCGCGTCACCATCTGGGGCAACCACTCGGCCACGCAGTACCCGGACCTCACGCAGGCGACGATCGGCGGACGGTCGGCGCTCGGGGTCGTGGACGACCAGGCGTGGGTCCGGGACACGTTCATCCCGACGGTCGCCAAGCGCGGCGCGGCGATCATCGAGGCGCGCGGCGCGTCCTCGGCGGCGTCCGCGGCGAACGCGGCGGTGGACCACGTGCACACGTGGGTGCACGGCACGCCCGAGGGGGACTGGACGTCCGCCGGCGTGGTGTCGCGCGGCGAGTACGGCGTGCCGGAGGGCCTCGTGTCGTCGTTCCCGGTGACGGCCTCCGGTGGTGCGTTCACGGTCGTGCCCGACCTCGAGCTCGACGAGTTCTCCCGCGCGCGGATCGACGCGTCGGTCGCCGAGCTCGTCGAGGAGCGCGAGGCGGTGCGCGCGCTCGGCCTCGTCTGA
- a CDS encoding NAD(P)/FAD-dependent oxidoreductase, with amino-acid sequence MSTPTPSATSPHAPPVDVLVVGAGLAAAQTVAALRSHGFAGDVRVLGAEDVPPYDRPPLSKHLLDRTEPAWLTDELGLDLHGLADDVRLGVAARGLRVEPGRPGAAVLTDEGEHRASCVVLATGSHAVGVPAWPSALTLHTAADADRLRTALDGGPRRLVVVGAGWIGAEVAGVAAAAGHHVTVVEARDAPLATGLGGRIGALTVPWYAAAGVDLRTRAQVTDVGDAGVRLLDGTVLPADVVLVAVGARPATAWLADALPLHGGAVPVDESYRVLAPAGPLDGLLAVGDVALRRSARYGWVPGGHWDEALRGPDLLVRRLLATDDDGSELTPYVFSTQLGHDLTLFGLPAADDAPVVLGDPADGGWSVLWSRGTDGPVTAALTVDRPRDVGAARRLLAGPDLPHVRLDGETTLAALPRR; translated from the coding sequence GTGAGCACGCCCACGCCCTCCGCGACCTCTCCGCACGCACCGCCGGTCGACGTCCTCGTCGTGGGCGCCGGCCTCGCCGCGGCGCAGACCGTCGCCGCCCTGCGCAGCCACGGGTTCGCCGGTGACGTGCGCGTGCTCGGCGCCGAGGACGTGCCGCCGTACGACCGCCCGCCGCTCTCGAAGCACCTGCTCGACCGCACCGAGCCGGCGTGGCTCACCGACGAGCTCGGCCTCGACCTGCACGGGCTCGCGGACGACGTGCGGCTGGGCGTCGCGGCGCGCGGCCTGCGCGTCGAGCCCGGGCGCCCCGGGGCCGCGGTGCTCACCGACGAGGGCGAGCACCGGGCGTCCTGCGTCGTCCTCGCCACGGGGTCGCACGCGGTGGGCGTGCCGGCGTGGCCCTCCGCGCTGACGCTGCACACCGCGGCGGACGCGGACCGGCTGCGGACCGCGCTGGACGGCGGACCGCGCCGGCTGGTCGTGGTCGGTGCGGGCTGGATCGGCGCGGAGGTGGCCGGCGTCGCTGCGGCGGCGGGCCACCACGTGACGGTCGTCGAGGCCCGCGACGCACCCCTCGCCACCGGGCTCGGCGGCCGCATCGGCGCCCTCACCGTGCCCTGGTACGCGGCCGCGGGTGTCGACCTGCGCACGCGTGCGCAGGTCACGGACGTGGGCGACGCCGGTGTGCGCCTGCTCGACGGGACGGTGCTGCCGGCCGACGTCGTCCTCGTGGCGGTGGGGGCGCGTCCGGCCACGGCGTGGCTGGCCGACGCGCTCCCGCTCCACGGCGGCGCGGTGCCGGTCGACGAGTCCTACCGCGTGCTCGCGCCCGCCGGGCCGCTGGACGGCCTGCTGGCCGTCGGCGACGTCGCGCTGCGCCGGTCCGCGCGGTACGGCTGGGTGCCGGGTGGGCACTGGGACGAGGCGCTGCGCGGGCCCGACCTGCTGGTGCGGCGCCTCCTGGCGACGGACGACGACGGCAGCGAGCTGACGCCGTACGTGTTCTCCACCCAGCTCGGGCACGACCTCACGCTGTTCGGGCTGCCCGCCGCCGACGACGCCCCGGTCGTGCTCGGCGACCCGGCCGACGGCGGCTGGTCCGTGCTGTGGAGCCGCGGCACGGACGGTCCGGTCACCGCGGCGCTCACGGTCGACCGTCCGCGCGACGTCGGCGCCGCACGGCGCCTGCTCGCCGGCCCGGACCTGCCGCACGTGCGCCTCGACGGGGAGACGACGCTCGCCGCGCTGCCCCGGCGCTGA
- the purH gene encoding bifunctional phosphoribosylaminoimidazolecarboxamide formyltransferase/IMP cyclohydrolase: MSDAPTPLTADATRRPVRRALLSVYDKTGLVELATALHRAGVELVSTGSTAATVAAAGVPVTRVEDLTGFPECLDGRVKTLHPRVHAGILADTRRPEHLAQLQELGVAPFELVVVNLYPFTRTVASGADVDACVEQIDIGGPSMVRAAAKNHPSVAVVVDPARYDEVVAAVAAGGFTLAERTRLAAQAFVHTATYDVAVASWMGSVATTTDEVDGVSTGFPAWVGATWDRSDVLRYGENPHQRAALYTAGHGPAGLAQATQLHGKAMSYNNYVDADAAWRAAHDHDAPTVAIVKHANPCGIAVGADVADAHAKAHACDPVSAFGGVIATNRVVTRAAAEQIAPVFTEVVVAPGFDADALEVLRQKKNVRLLVVDAPPAGGVEMRAVSGGLLLQSVDRLDAPGDDPAGWTLAAGEPADEATLADLRFAWRAVRAVKSNAILLAHDGASVGVGMGQVNRVDSCRLAVERANTGDVERARGAVAASDAFFPFADGLQVLLDAGVRAVVQPGGSVRDEEVVAAAAAAGVTLYLTGTRHFAH; encoded by the coding sequence ATGTCCGACGCGCCCACGCCCCTCACCGCCGACGCCACGCGCCGCCCCGTGCGCCGCGCCCTGCTGTCGGTCTACGACAAGACCGGGCTCGTCGAGCTCGCGACCGCGCTGCACCGCGCCGGCGTGGAGCTCGTCAGCACGGGTTCGACCGCCGCGACGGTCGCCGCGGCCGGCGTCCCGGTCACGCGCGTCGAGGACCTGACGGGGTTCCCGGAGTGCCTCGACGGGCGCGTGAAGACGCTGCACCCCCGCGTGCACGCGGGCATCCTCGCCGACACGCGCCGCCCCGAGCACCTGGCCCAGCTCCAGGAGCTGGGCGTCGCGCCGTTCGAGCTGGTCGTGGTCAACCTGTACCCGTTCACCCGGACGGTCGCGTCGGGCGCCGACGTCGACGCGTGCGTCGAGCAGATCGACATCGGCGGGCCGTCCATGGTCCGCGCGGCCGCGAAGAACCACCCGAGCGTGGCGGTCGTCGTCGACCCGGCGCGGTACGACGAGGTCGTCGCCGCCGTGGCGGCCGGCGGGTTCACGCTCGCCGAGCGCACGCGGCTCGCCGCGCAGGCGTTCGTGCACACGGCCACCTACGACGTCGCGGTCGCGTCCTGGATGGGCAGCGTCGCCACGACGACCGACGAGGTCGACGGCGTCAGCACGGGCTTCCCCGCGTGGGTCGGTGCGACGTGGGACCGGTCGGACGTCCTGCGCTACGGGGAGAACCCCCACCAGCGCGCCGCCCTGTACACGGCCGGGCACGGACCGGCCGGGCTCGCGCAGGCGACGCAGCTGCACGGCAAGGCGATGAGCTACAACAACTACGTCGACGCCGACGCGGCGTGGCGGGCGGCGCACGACCACGACGCCCCGACGGTCGCGATCGTCAAGCACGCCAACCCGTGCGGCATCGCGGTCGGGGCCGACGTCGCCGACGCGCACGCCAAGGCGCACGCGTGCGACCCCGTCTCGGCGTTCGGCGGCGTGATCGCGACGAACCGGGTCGTGACGCGCGCGGCGGCGGAGCAGATCGCGCCCGTGTTCACCGAGGTCGTCGTGGCACCGGGGTTCGACGCCGACGCGCTCGAGGTGCTGCGGCAGAAGAAGAACGTGCGCTTGCTGGTGGTCGACGCCCCGCCCGCGGGTGGGGTGGAGATGCGCGCCGTGTCCGGCGGGCTGCTGCTGCAGTCGGTCGACCGTCTCGACGCACCCGGCGACGACCCCGCCGGCTGGACGCTCGCCGCGGGGGAGCCCGCCGACGAGGCGACGCTCGCCGACCTGCGCTTCGCGTGGCGCGCGGTGCGCGCCGTGAAGTCGAACGCGATCCTGCTCGCGCACGACGGCGCCTCCGTCGGCGTGGGCATGGGTCAGGTCAACCGCGTCGACTCGTGCCGGCTCGCCGTCGAGCGCGCCAACACGGGTGACGTCGAGCGGGCGCGCGGCGCCGTCGCGGCGTCCGACGCGTTCTTCCCCTTCGCCGACGGTCTGCAGGTGCTGCTCGACGCCGGCGTCCGCGCGGTCGTCCAGCCCGGCGGCTCCGTCCGCGACGAGGAGGTCGTCGCGGCCGCGGCGGCCGCCGGCGTGACGCTGTACCTGACGGGCACGCGGCACTTCGCGCACTGA